A single Musa acuminata AAA Group cultivar baxijiao chromosome BXJ2-1, Cavendish_Baxijiao_AAA, whole genome shotgun sequence DNA region contains:
- the LOC135580869 gene encoding serine/threonine-protein kinase ATR-like isoform X5, with protein MLCLPRPCVPLIECIRVAIDILCSNNVSEVEDDHNFGMSLASLKKSHLPKVGEKRLSDTVVKVQCKRQKAAEANTLDASDFAVDVECNSSLVNERKKEFANELWRSISVFLELSKPVHTKTSALKPETTIRALSILSLVFSAYPNDSLSSRIFHQLFSWMPWICKQAKNSSLLSFDLPTYLQAVHSILCLQGVLQSQMKLFQDDDSIDADSGSCSYPQYADLLEFLKLPWTNNSFIAEAFLVRKVKCLCIQALSKIGIKLKDESDLEVLDLAMHDESEEVCIEAITSMPVIILFSGQIFLGSMLRKLESVGRYRSVEIGKSILFSLGYMSCLHSSSDTFDDRNRSPCKLFLGDHYERQTKTMDLLRGFRCPHCDMGVMHNKGLSSNTISMPKQQSIKSDCDTSFVRFQTLFFEFLYDDSSEEFYVACVQILPRILRHSSQDTLLSTRTKWSECIDYLLLHKVKAVREAFCMEISCFLEDNILEPLFNDVEGSDNTNEQRFMDKLKHSLAAAEDAEVLMTLLESTAAIMNSSDIRGPMFFYSLILFIEQLDNCNQIVRMTASRFIQKSPHFSCKGGFESVISKFSCIRDELYEYFSSRLVSRPAMIREFAGAVLGIKIEEFIGKIVPFVIPKLIVSHKDNDQAIITLHELAIHLNSDVVPLIVNWLPKVLAFALLHADGKELSSVLEFYHVQTGSGNKELFAAALPALLDELLCFSGEGDMDETERRTSRIPMMVEEIAKILTCSDDLPGFLKNHFVGLLNSIDRKMLHSEDIWFQKQALKRIEKLTEMMGPYLSTHLPKIMVLLMYAIDKEALQAEGLSVLHFFIKQLAKLSPSSTKHVISQIVAAFIPCLERCKENPSINLKKIVCILEDLVVENRLLLRQHIRELPLLPTIPALSEVNKVIQEARGSTSLHDQLQDAVDGLNHESLNVRYMMACELSKLLILRREEVTALIADESIVDLDVMSSLISSLLRGCAEESRTAVGQRLKLVCADCLGALGAVDPAKFKGIASERFKIECSDDDLIFELIHKHLARTFRSASDTIVQDSAALAIQELLKLAGCQASLGENIGNENLRTSEDRVAGGSEVNTRGQRLWDRFSNYVKEIIAPCLTSRFQLPIVTDSAGIGPVYRPSMSFRRWIFFWIRKLTAYSTGTRYSIFSACRGIVRHDMQTAAYLLPYLVLNVVCHGTVEARNSITEEILTVLNAAASGNSGAAVHGAAGGQSEVCIQAVFTLLDNLGQWVDDLRQETVLSQTFHTTASKKALGLKVENEAIGNVVELLSSIPKVTLAKASFRCQAHARALMYFESYVRETSGSFNPAATSGLESLNKPGKLGSLDPAGARSNLDNLFSVEDISFLMEIYSGLDEPDGLSGLANLRKVSKLQDQLLINEKAGNWAEVLTLCEQALQMEPSSVQRHSDVLNCMLNMCHLQAMVTHVDGLKSRLPQYEKTWCMQGVQAAWRLGRWDLMDEYLSAAEKEGLVCSNSESNASFDMGLAKIIQAMMNKDQFLVAERIAQSKQALLAPLAAAGMDSYVRAYPYIVKLHMLCELEDYSALLGEDSFLGTTFTLDDPKFLKVTKDWENRLRITQPSLRAREPLLALRRLVFRTNNLGAQVGTCWLQYAKLCRSAGHHETAQRAILEAHASGAPNVHMEKAKLLWTIRKSDHAIAELQPFVPDPDIPITTQASKENRDLAKIILLYTRWIHYTGQKQKEEILKNYSRVRDLQPKWEKGYFFMAKYCDDLLVDARKRQEDNLAMQSCIAGSSLNPSTEEKSWWSYLPDVLLFYAKGLHKGHKNLFQALPRLLTLWFEFGSIYYRDCSSSDKLMKTVFTRILSILRGCLKDLPTYQWLTVLSQLVSRICHQSQEIVRIVKHIITLVLQEFPQQALWMMAAVSKSTVAARRDAAAEIIQAARRSRIGSEISGLFIQFASLIDHLIKLCFHPGQPKAKTINISTEFSTLKRMMPLGIILPVQQALTVTLPSYDASLMDSPSFDVFSASNHAMISGIGDEAEILSSLQRPKKVVFLGSDGVQRPFLCKPKDDLRKDARMMEFTTMINRLLSKFPESRRRKLYIRTFAVIPLTEDCGMVEWVPHTRGLRHILQDIYITCGKFDRQKTNPKIKNIYDQCKTSEEEMLKSQILPMFPPVFHKWFLTTFSEPAAWFRARVAYAHTCAVWSMVGHIVGLGDRHGENILFDSTTGDCIHVDFSCLFDKGLLLDKPELVPFRLTQNMIDGLGITGYKGVFLKVCEITLSVLRTHRETLMSVLETFLHDPLVEWTKSHKSSGVEVQNPHAQRAISNIKARLQGIVVGVGAAPSLPLAVEGQAQRLIDEAISLKNLGKMYIWWMAWF; from the exons ATGCTATGCTTGCCAAGACCTTGTGTACCACTGATTGAGTGTATCCGGGTGGCAATTGATATTCTTTGTTCCAACAATGTTTCCGAGGTTGAAGATGATCATaactttggcatgtcattggccaGTCTTAAGAAATCTCATTTGCCTAAAGTTGGTGAGAAAAGATTGTCTGACACTGTTGTCAAAGTTCAGTGTAAGCGTCAAAAGGCAGCAGAAGCAAACACACTGGATGCTTCAGATTTTGCTGTAGATGTTGAATGTAATTCTTCTTTGGTGAATGAACGCAAGAAAGAATTTGCAAATGAGCTGTGGAGATCAATTTCTGTGTTTCTTGAATTATCAAAACCTGTTCATACAAAAACTTCTGCACTAAAACCAGAAACAACAATAAGAGCTCTTAGCATTCTCAGCCTCGTCTTTTCTGCTTATCCTAATGACAGTTTGTCTTCTAGAATTTTCCATCAATTGTTTTCCTGGATGCCTTGGATATGTAAGCAG GCAAAGAATTCAAGCTTACTTTCATTTGATTTGCCTACctatttacaagcagttcacagcATATTGTGTCTTCAAG GTGTTCTGCAGTCACAGATGAAGTTGTTCCAGGATGATGACTCCATTGATGCAGACAGCGGGAGCTGTAGTTATCCACAATATGCTGATCTCCTGGAATTCTTGAAACTGCCTTGGACCAATAATTCTTTCATTGCTGAAGCTTTTCTAGTCAGGAAAGTAAAATGTCTGTGCATACAAGCTCTCTCCAAGATCGGCATTAAACTAAAAGATGAAAGTGATCTTGAAGTGCTGGACTTGGCTATGCATGATGAAAGTGAAGAAGTCTGTATTGAAGCTATTACATCAATGCCAGTGATCATATTATTTTCTGGTCAGATTTTTCTGGGAAGCATGTTAAGAAAACTAGA GTCAGTGGGTCGATATAGAAGTGTCGAAATTGGTAAAAGTATTCTCTTTTCACTTGGCTATATGTCATGTTTGCATAGCTCTTCAGATACCTTTGACGATCGGAATAGAAGTCCTTGCAAATTATTTCTAGGTGATCACTATGAAAGGCAGACAAAAACAATGGATCTTCTGAGAGGATTTCGGTGCCCTCATTGTGACATGGGAGTAATGCACAATAAAGGGCTATCTTCTAACACTATATCTATGCCTAAGCAGCAAAGCATAAAATCTGATTGTGACACTAGTTTTGTTAGATTTCAGACACTGTTCTTTGAGTTTCTATATGATGATTCATCAGAAGAATTCTATGTTGCATGTGTTCAAATATTACCAAGAATTCTAAGGCATTCATCTCAAGATACTCTTCTAAGTACAAGAACGAAGTGGAGTGAGTGTATTGATTACTTACTCCTCCACAAGGTAAAGGCCGTGAGGGAAGCCTTTTGCATGGAGATAAGTTGCTTCCtagaggataatattttggagccATTGTTTAATGATGTGGAAGGAAGTGACAATACCAATGAACAAAGATTTATGGACAAACTAAAACATTCTTTGGCAGCTGCTGAAGATGCTGAGGTcctaatgacacttttggaatcaACAGCTGCCATTATGAATTCTAGTGACATCCGTGGCCCCATGTTCTTTTACTCGCTTATTTTGTTTATCGAGCAGCTTGACAACTGTAATCAAATAGTTAGAATGACTGCATCAAGATTTATACAAAAGTCCCCCCATTTCTCTTGTAAAGGAGGATTTGAATCAGTCATTTCCAAGTTTTCTTGCATTCGTGATGAGCTTTATGAATATTTCTCTTCAAGACTTGTGAGTCGCCCAGCCATGATTAGAGAATTTGCAGGGGCTGTTCTTGGTATAAAGATTGAGGAATTTATTGGGAAAATTGTCCCTTTTGTCATACCAAAGCTTATTGTTTCACACAAGGATAATGATCAAGCAATTATCACTTTGCATGAACTAGCGATCCACTTAAATTCAGATGTTGTACCATTGATTGTCAATTGGCTGCCCAAAGTGCTTGCTTTTGCTCTTCTCCATGCAGATGGGAAGGAGCTATCCTCTGTATTGGAATTTTATCATGTTCAAACAGGATCTGGTAACAAAGAATTATTTGCAGCTGCTTTACCAGCACTTTTGGATGAACTTTTATGCTTTTCTGGGGAAGGGGATATGGATGAGACCGAGAGGAG GACCTCTCGAATTCCTATGATGGTTGAAGAAATAGCCAAAATCCTGACATGTTCAGATGACCTTCCAGGATTTCTCAAGAATCATTTTGTTGGTCTCCTTAATAGCATTGACAGGAAAATGCTTCATTCTGAAGATATCTGGTTTCAGAAACAAGCCTTGAAGCGGATAGAAAAGTTGACTGAGATGATGGGTCCTTACCTCAGTACACATCTTCCCAAAATTATGGTCCTTTTAATGTATGCCATTGATAAAGAAGCACTTCAAGCTGAAGGTCTCAGTGTGTTGCATTTTTTTATTAAGCAGCTGGCTAAACTTTCACCTTCCAGCACCAAACATGTTATCTCACAGATTGTAGCTGCCTTTATTCCATGCTTGGAAAGATGCAAAGAAAACCCTTCTattaatttaaagaaaattgTTTGTATTTTGGAAGATCTTGTTGTTGAGAATCGGCTGTTACTAAGGCAACATATAagggagcttcctctgttgcccacCATTCCAGCTTTATCTGAAGTGAACAAAGTCATACAAGAGGCAAGGGGATCAACGTCTCTGCATGATCAATTGCAAGATGCTGTTGATGGCCTTAATCATGAGAGTCTAAATGTAAGATATATGATGGCATGTGAGTTAAGCAAACTGTTGATTTTGAGAAGAGAAGAAGTTACTGCACTGATTGCTGATGAGTCAATTGTAGATTTGGATGTCATGAGCTCCTTGATTTCATCGTTATTAAGAGGGTGCGCAGAGGAATCAAGGACAGCAGTCGGCCAACGGTTGAAGTTAGTCTGTGCAGATTGCTTAGGTGCCCTTGGTGCTGTAGACCCAGCTAAATTTAAAGGAATAGCTTCTGAGCGATTTAAGATTGAATGCTCTGATGATGATCTAATTTTTGAATTAATTCACAAGCATCTAGCAAGGACATTCAGATCTGCTTCTGATACCATTGTCCAGGATTCAGCTGCCTTGGCTATACAGGAGCTTCTCAAGCTAGCAGGCTGTCAAGCATCACTTGGTGAGAATATAGGCAATGAAAATCTACGTACATCTGAGGATAGGGTTGCTGGTGGTAGTGAGGTGAATACCAGGGGTCAAAGATTGTGGGATCGCTTTTCTAATTATGTTAAGGAAATTATTGCACCATGTTTAACTTCAAGGTTCCAACTTCCAATTGTAACTGATTCAGCAGGTATTGGCCCTGTTTATCGTCCTTCCATGTCATTCCGGAGGTGGATTTTCTTTTGGATCAGAAAATTAACTGCATATTCAACTGGTACACGCTACAGTATTTTCAGTGCATGCCGTGGAATAGTACGACATGACATGCAGACAGCTGCCTATTTGCTTCCTTATTTAGTACTGAATGTTGTTTGCCATGGCACAGTTGAGGCGAGGAACAGCATAACCGAGGAAATCTTAACTGTTCTTAATGCTGCAGCTTCAGGGAACAGTGGAGCTGCAGTGCATGGAGCTGCTGGTGGACAGAGTGAAGTGTGCATACAGGCTGTTTTTACTCTTCTTGATAATCTGGGGCAATGGGTTGATGATCTCAGACAAGAAACTGTTCTGTCCCAGACTTTTCACACTACAGCCTCAAAGAAAGCACTGGGATTGAAAGTTGAAAATGAGGCTATAGGTAATGTAGTTGAGCTGTTATCTTCCATTCCTAAAGTTACCCTTGCTAAGGCCTCCTTCAGATGTCAAGCTCATGCTCGTGCATTGATGTATTTTGAGTCATATGTTCGGGAGACATCAGGTTCCTTCAATCCAGCTGCCACAAGTGGTTTAGAATCTTTAAACAAGCCTGGGAAGTTAGGTTCCTTGGATCCAGCTGGTGCAAGAAGCAATTTAGACAATCTCTTTTCTGTTGAAGACATTTCATTTTTGATGGAGATATACAGTGGTTTAGATGAGCCTGATGGCCTTTCTGGTTTGGCAAATCTGCGGAAAGTATCAAAACTGCAAGATCAACTTCTAATAAATGAGAAAGCAGGAAATTGGGCAGAAGTATTGACATTATGTGAACAGGCCTTGCAGATGGAGCCTTCTTCAGTTCAAAGACATTCAGATGTTCTCAATTGCATGCTTAACATGTGCCACCTTCAGGCTATGGTAACACATGTAGATGGTCTGAAATCTAGGTTACCTCAGTATGAGAAAACATGGTGCATGCAAGGTGTACAGGCAGCATGGAGGTTGGGTAGATGGGATCTGATGGATGAATATCTTTCTGCTGCAGAAAAAGAAGGTCTAGTCTGTAGTAACTCTGAGAGCAATGCTTCATTTGACATGGGCCTCGCCAAGATAATCCAGGCAATGATGAATAAAGACCAATTCTTGGTTGCTGAGAGAATTGCACAGTCTAAACAAGCATTACTTGCTCCATTAGCAGCAGCTGGTATGGACTCATATGTGCGTGCATATCCATACATAGTGAAACTTCACATGCTATGTGAGTTGGAAGATTACAGTGCTCTTCTTGGGGAAGATTCATTTCTTGGAACAACTTTCACATTGGATGATCCAAAATTTTTAAAGGTGACTAAGGACTGGGAAAATCGTTTGAGGATCACACAACCATCGCTGCGTGCGAGAGAGCCACTGTTAGCTCTTCGCAGGTTAGTTTTCAGAACGAATAATTTGGGTGCTCAAGTTGGAACCTGCTGGCTTCAATATGCGAAGCTTTGCCGTTCTGCTGGTCACCATGAGACTGCTCAACGGGCTATATTAGAGGCACATGCTTCAGGTGCTCCAAATGTTCACATGGAGAAGGCTAAACTTCTCTGGACTATTAGAAAGTCTGATCATGCTATAGCTGAATTGCAGCCATTTGTCCCAGATCCAGACATTCCTATTACCACACAAGCATCGAAGGAGAATCGAGATTTGGCTAAAATCATTCTCCTCTATACTAGATGGATCCACTATACAGGTCAAAAGCAGAAGGAAGAGATTTTGAAGAATTATTCTAGAGTGAGGGACTTGCAACCCAAGTGGGAAAAGGGATACTTTTTCATGGCAAAATATTGTGATGATCTTCTTGTTGACGCTAGGAAGCGCCAAGAAGATAATCTTGCAATGCAGTCCTGTATTGCTGGTAGCTCTTTGAATCCATCAACGGAGGAAAAATCATGGTGGTCTTACCTACCTGACGTGTTGCTGTTTTATGCGAAAGGACTTCACAAAGGACACAAGAACCTTTTTCAAGCACTGCCAAGATTGCTAACACTCTGGTTTGAGTTTGGAAGCATATATTACAGAGATTGTTCTTCATCTGATAAACTTATGAAAACTGTTTTCACAAGG ATCTTGAGCATTTTGCGGGGTTGTCTAAAGGATCTGCCGACATATCAATGGCTAACAGTACTATCTCAATTGGTTTCTCGCATCTGCCACCAGAGTCAAGAAATAGTTCGAATTGTCAAACATATAATTACATTAGTTCTACAAGAATTTCCACAGCAAGCACTTTGGATGATGGCTGCAGTTTCAAAGTCAACAGTTGCTGCAAGGCGTGATGCTGCTGCTGAGATAATACAAGCTGCAAGAAGATCTCGAATTGGGAGTGAAATTAGTGGCCTATTTATTCAATTTGCCAGCCTGATTGATCACCTGATTAAGTTGTGCTTTCATCCTGGACAGCCAAAGGCAAAAACAATTAATATCTCAACTGAGTTCAGTACCTTGAAGAGAATGATGCCTCTAGGAATCATATTGCCAGTCCAGCAGGCTCTTACTGTCACTTTACCGTCTTATGATGCAAGTCTTATGGATTCTCCTAGCTTTGATGTATTTTCAGCCTCTAATCATGCTATGATATCTGGCATAGGAGATGAGGCCGAAATCCTTTCCTCTCTTCAGCGACCGAAAAAG GTGGTTTTTCTTGGAAGCGATGGTGTTCAGCGTCCGTTCCTCTGCAAGCCAAAGGATGACTTGCGGAAAGATGCACGGATGATGGAATTCACTACAATGATTAATCGTCTGTTATCCAAATTTCCTGAAAGCCGCAGAAGAAAGCTGTACATACGAACCTTTGCTGTGATCCCTCTTACTGAGGATTGCGGGATGGTGGAGTGGGTCCCGCATACTCGTGGCCTCCGTCACATTCTTCAGGACATCTACATAACTTGTGGAAAGTTTGACAGACAGAAGACAAATCCTAAAATCAAGAACATATATGATCAGTGCAAGACATCTGAAGAGGAGATGTTGAAATCACAAATCCTTCCCATGTTCCCTCCTGTTTTCCACAAATGGTTCTTGACCACATTCTCTGAGCCAGCTGCTTGGTTTCGAGCAAGGGTGGCTTATGCACATACCTGTGCTGTTTGGTCCATGGTTGGGCACATTGTCGGTCTAGGTGACAGGCATGGTGAGAACATTCTATTTGACTCAACTACTGGTGACTGCattcatgttgattttagttGCTTATTTGACAAAGGTTTACTACTGGATAAGCCTGAGCTGGTGCCTTTCAGGCTAACCCAG AACATGATCGATGGTCTGGGCATTACTGGATACAAAGGTGTCTTTTTGAAGGTCTGCGAGATCACACTTTCAGTGCTACGAACACACAGAGAGACTTTGATGAGTGTTTTGGAAACTTTCCTGCATGATCCCTTAGTGGAATGGACCAAATCTCACAAATCAAGCGGAGTGGAAGTTCAAAATCCTCATGCACAG AGGGCCATCAGCAATATCAAGGCACGTCTTCAAGGAATAGTGGTCGGGGTTGGAGCAGCACCCTCTTTGCCCTTGGCTGTAGAAGGACAGGCTCAACGCCTAATCGATGAGGCTATCTCACTCAAAAACCTCGGAAAGATGTATATATGGTGGATGGCTTGGTTCTAA